In Lycium ferocissimum isolate CSIRO_LF1 chromosome 11, AGI_CSIRO_Lferr_CH_V1, whole genome shotgun sequence, a single genomic region encodes these proteins:
- the LOC132037042 gene encoding uncharacterized protein LOC132037042 has translation MRLSRKSLVSRRRKDNKLVNSRARKKHKRLDEVCEETYNQNHNNGVENVETSELNGEESEVEVRRSSRVRKAVVVLDASPLPPKKRQKIDRKVERGEVVKVESRCSTSKGLEEEGTSGWGSRLRTRSKRTSNRVRNNSVKSSSFPVGKRKLFQDVDRPKEEEPELDKQEDRECEKSTIVKSKRPGRVKASNVVVTERQETDTGGGVEDGKMINQEELQQVRDETDDGISKTGFEEGVEDVNVPLPLVDKDEVQLETCAVPEECHTADGVNTLEQDLQSKNEVSVGVNDQTDAVEGGLLANGEKDGGTGKQAKDGFDRVGDAQEDGVFGDKALETEKVVKKECASYSTLRKRRIREGRHCGLCGGGTDGKPPKKLVYGAASDDEAHSGSSSSDEPNYDMWDGFGDEPGWLGRLLGPVNDRYGIAGIWVHQQCAVWSPEVYFAGLGCLKNVRAALCRGRFLKCSRCGRPGATIGCRVDRCPKTYHLPCARANGCIFDHRKFLIACTDHRHLFQPYGSNYLQRIKKLKARKLKFELRKLSNDALRKDVEAEEKWLENCGEDEEFLKRESKRLHRDLLRIAPVYIGGSNSDAGIQFQGWDSVAGLQDVIQCMKEVVILPLLYPELFSSLGLTPPRGVLLHGYPGTGKTLVVRALIGSCARGDKRIAYFARKGADCLGKYVGDAERQLRLLFQVAEKSQPSVIFFDEIDGLAPCRGRQQDQTHSSVVSTLLALMDGLKSRGSVVVIGATNRPDAVDPALRRPGRFDREIYFPLPSVKDRESILSLHTKKWPKPASGPVLKWIARKTVGFAGADLQALCTQAAIIALKRSFPLHKRLSAAVKVPNVACPPLPNFKVEERDWVEALTCAPPPCSRREAGMAANDVVSAPLHTFLVPCLLKPLIRLLVSLYLDERLWLPPLLFKAAEFVKDVILSAMVEKKLPSSNWQSYVNDLLQEPGVISQIENHFIRANILVGDANIGGLDAVDDDHVHGLSNSESSKLQWAGARPNLLKNIFHMPGKKSGFRILISGNTRSGQRHLSSSLLHCFVGNVDVQKVDLATISQEGRGDVIQGLTRILMRCASVGKCMIFMPRVDLWAMDTCDQVCQEDDCSSVNPESLGKEAHLHYNIDKETADQAGDAQKIASYLWSSFVEQVETICVSTSVMLLATSDVQLEALPVRVRQFFKSQALNCSTPIPLEDSVSRFTEQLDRNFDQECLIDSSAAKLSKDLAQHFIQLIHRTNHVHLHTCNDEASDKVEGDVAVECQKSDLRSTIEHVNKQCPIPTSAIVNSRNVKGKSSLMLAITTFGYQILRYPHFAELCWFTSKLGEGPCADINGPWKGWPFNSCVIRPINSFRNVTLLSNNNKGKEKYCMVRGLIAIGLLAYRGKYSSVREVSLEVRKVLELLVEHINDKIQNGRDKYQFVRLLSQVAYLDDMVSSWVYTLQSLGGDSQFAEAKPKIGCAGLPESADAAENTPLREGGCELEESLDKLETLEKCRPELTADNCRRVNPEANGVSNLPDIGAVEHEPPGLAAVNHSAPSRQVTGSVDSVLHHNSCMPDDTDIHLESSGDCVSKRHSNGLRELNIDDVQEDGSNYSKDRCGVELSNYSMSSNTNGRLSTPNNLQIGDSNQKSVGNSIGLECSNKSSNLSTDSSVVCLYQCCPQCLLNLQRTLKKMLSDEWGLKKVECMVEDAYDFLASLAANLHSALRMWLIADDSTLLDEKRVREGYMEYKETNLCECRNLGNRLIKLRECNCHLKSSVQTDKRKSSQKLPQEFIFRDGVLTNLDKKDVSTHCKFETLCLCSLVEWIVTRREPFD, from the exons ATGCGATTATCGCGCAAATCGTTGGTTTCGAGGAGAAGGAAGGATAATAAATTGGTAAATTCTAGGGCTAGGAAGAAACACAAAAGATTAGATGAAGTTTGTGAAGAAACATATAATCAAAACCATAATAATGGTGTTGAAAACGTCGAAACGAGTGAGTtgaatggtgaggagagtgaggTTGAGGTTCGAAGGAGTTCTAGGGTTCGAAAAGCTGTTGTTGTGCTTGATGCATCGCCTCTACCACCGAAAAAACGACAGAAAATTGATAGGAAGGTTGAGAGAGGAGAGGTGGTGAAGGTGGAATCGCGTTGTTCGACTTCCAAGGGTTTGGAAGAAGAAGGGACTAGTGGTTGGGGATCGAGGTTGAGAACTAGGAGTAAGAGAACGAGTAATAGAGTAAGGAATAATAGTGTGAAATCGTCGTCGTTTCCAGTGGGTAAAAGGAAGCTTTTTCAGGATGTTGACAGGCCGAAGGAAGAAGAACCGGAGTTAGATAAACAAGAAGATCGTGAATGTGAAAAATCAACTATAGTTAAGTCGAAGAGACCTGGAAGAGTAAAAGCTTCAAATGTGGTGGTTACCGAGCGGCAAGAAACTGATACAGGTGGTGGTGTGGAGGATGGTAAAATGATAAACCAGGAGGAGCTGCAACAAGTGAGGGATGAAACAGATGATGGCATTTCGAAGACTGGGTTTGAGGAGGGAGTTGAGGATGTCAATGTGCCATTGCCGTTAGTTGACAAAGACGAGGTTCAGTTAGAGACTTGTGCAGTGCCAGAAGAATGCCACACAGCTGACGGGGTGAACACACTGGAACAGGACTTGCAAAGTAAAAATGAAGTGAGCGTTGGAGTGAATGACCAAACGGATGCTGTGGAAGGTGGTTTACTTGCTAATGGTGAAAAGGATGGAGGCACAGGGAAGCAAGCTAAAGATGGATTTGACAGAGTTGGTGATGCCCAGGAAGATGGTGTTTTTGGTGATAAAGCTCTGGAAACGGAGAAGGTGGTTAAGAAAGAATGTGCTTCTTATAGTACTCTGAGAAAGCGGCGAATAAGAGAAGGAAGACATTGTGGTTTGTGTGGAGGAGGTACCGATGGTAAACCTCCAAAAAAGCTAGTTTATGGGGCTGCCAGTGACGATGAAGCACACAGTGGGTCCTCAAGTTCTGACGAACCTAACTATGACATGTGGGATGGATTTGGTGATGAACCTGGCTGGCTTGGGCGCCTCTTGGGGCCCGTAAATGATCGTTATGGTATAGCTGGGATTTGGGTTCATCAGCAATGTGCTGTATGGAGTCCAGAG GTTTATTTTGCTGGCTTGGGATGCTTGAAAAATGTTAGGGCAGCACTCTGCAGGGGAAGGTTTTTAAAATGCAGCCGCTGCGGAAGGCCTGGGGCAACAATTGGTTGCCGTGTTGATAGATGTCCAAAAACTTATCACCTG CCTTGTGCACGGGCCAATGGCTGCATCTTTGACCATCGCAAATTTCTCATTGCCTGTACAGATCACCGACATCTCTTCCAACCATATGGAAGTAATTATTTGCAGCGTATAAAGAAATTGAAAGCCAGAAAACTGAAGTTTGAGCTGCGAAAGTTGTCAAACGATGCATTGCGCAAGGATGTTGAAGCAGAGGAAAAATGGTTGGAGAACTGTGGAGAGGATGAAGAGTTTTTGAAACGTGAAAGCAAGAGACTTCATCGAGATCTGTTGAGAATCGCGCCTGTATATATTGGGGGCTCAAACTCTGATGCTGGAATACAGTTTCAGGGTTGGGACTCCGTTGCCGGGCTCCAAGATGTCATCCAATGTATGAAAGAAGTTGTTATCTTACCGCTTTTGTATCCTGAGCTCTTTAGTTCTTTGGGGCTTACGCCTCCTAGAGGAGTTCTTTTGCATGGATATCCTGGGACAGGTAAAACTTTGGTAGTACGGGCACTAATTGGTTCATGTGCACGTGGTGATAAACGAATAGCATATTTTGCCCGTAAAGGGGCAGATTGTTTGGGAAAGTATGTCGGTGACGCTGAGCGTCAGCTGAGACTTCTATTTCAGGTAGCCGAGAAATCTCAACCTTCTGTCATTTTCTTCGACGAAATAGATGGTTTGGCACCTTGCCGTGGTAGGCAGCAGGACCAGACGCATAGTTCAGTCGTGTCCACTTTGCTTGCTCTAATGGATGGTTTAAAATCTAGAGGTTCAGTTGTTGTAATAGGTGCCACAAATCGTCCTGATGCTGTTGATCCAGCATTAAGGCGGCCGGGTAGGTTTGATCGTGAGATTTATTTTCCACTTCCATCTGTTAAGGACAGAGAATCTATTCTCTCATTGCATACGAAGAAATGGCCTAAACCAGCCTCTGGACCAGTACTCAAGTGGATAGCTAGAAAGACAGTGGGCTTTGCTGGTGCTGATTTGCAGGCTCTGTGTACTCAGGCAGCCATAATTGCTTTAAAAAGGAGCTTTCCCTTGCATAAGCGACTCTCTGCAGCTGTTAAGGTGCCCAATGTTGCATGCCCCCCTCTTCCCAATTTTAAGGTGGAGGAGAGGGACTGGGTAGAGGCTCTTACATGTGCACCACCTCCATGTTCACGTAGAGAAGCTGGAATGGCTGCAAACGATGTGGTTTCGGCGCCTTTACACACATTTCTTGTTCCATGTCTGCTGAAACCACTTATTAGATTGCTTGTATCCCTTTATCTGGACGAACGCCTCTGGTTGCCACCCCTACTCTTCAAAGCTGCTGAATTTGTAAAAGATGTTATTCTTTCTGCAATGGTTGAGAAGAAATTACCAAGCAGTAATTGGCAGTCCTATGTTAATGACCTGCTTCAAGAACCAGGTGTTATAAGTCAAATTGAGAATCACTTTATACGTGCCAACATTCTTGTTGGAGATGCTAATATTGGTGGTTTGGATGCTGTTGATGATGACCATGTTCATGGTCTCTCTAATTCTGAATCATCAAAATTGCAGTGGGCAGGGGCTCGGCCTAATTTATTGAAGAATATCTTTCATATGCCTGGAAAGAAATCGGGATTTAGAATACTAATTTCTGGAAATACAAGATCTGGCCAGAGgcatctttcttcttctcttcttcattgTTTTGTTGGGAATGTTGATGTCCAGAAGGTGGATTTGGCTACTATTTCTCAAGAAGGTCGAGGAGATGTCATTCAGGGGTTGACGCGGATACTGA TGAGATGTGCTAGTGTAGGGAAGTGCATGATATTTATGCCAAGAGTTGATTTATGGGCCATGGATACATGTGATCAAGTCTGTCAAGAGGATGATTGCTCTTCGGTAAACCCTGAATCATTAGGCAAGGAAGCTCATTTGCATTATAATATTGATAAGGAAACTGCTGACCAGGCTGGAGATGCTCAGAAAATAGCCTCATATCTGTGGAGCTCTTTTGTTGAGCAAGTGGAAACTATATGTGTGTCCACATCTGTGATGCTTCTG GCTACATCTGATGTACAGTTGGAAGCACTCCCTGTTAGAGTGAGGCAATTCTTTAAAAGTCAGGCGTTGAACTGCAGCACCCCAATTCCCTTGGAGGATTCAGTTTCTAGATTTACTGAGCAGCTTGATAGAAATTTTGATCAAGAATGTCTGATTGATTCCTCAGCTGCAAAGTTGTCAAAAGATTTAGCTCAGCACTTCATTCAGCTGATTCATCGTACAAACCATGTCCACTTGCACACATGCAATGATGAAGCTAGTGATAAAGTTGAGGGCGATGTTGCCGTAGAATGTCAGAAGTCAGATCTTAGATCAACCATTGAGCATGTGAATAAACAATGTCCAATTCCTACTTCTGCAATAGTTAACAGTAGAAATGTTAAAGGGAAATCAAGCTTGATGTTAGCAATTACCACATTTGGCTATCAAATTCTGCGATATCCTCATTTTGCTGAACTTTGTTGGTTTACATCCAAGTTAGGAGAAGGTCCTTGTGCTGACATAAATGGACCTTGGAAGGGTTGGCCATTCAATTCTTGTGTTATACGTCCTATTAACTCATTCAGAAATGTTACCCTTTTATCTAACAATAATAAAGGCAAAGAGAAATACTGTATGGTGCGAGGCCTGATAGCTATTGGATTGTTGGCATACAGAGGCAAATACTCATCTGTCAGAGAAGTTTCTTTAGAGGTTCGCAAAGTTCTCGAGCTTCTGGTTGAACATATCAATGATAAAATCCAGAATGGGAGGGATAAGTATCAATTTGTTCGTCTTTTATCCCAAGTTGCTTATCTCGATGACATGGTTAGTAGCTGGGTTTATACATTGCAGAG TTTAGGGGGAGACTCTCAATTTGCTGAGGCAAAGCCAAAGATTGGTTGTGCTGGACTTCCAGAAAGCGCTGATGCTGCTGAGAATACACCTCTGAGGGAGGGAGGTTGTGAGCTAGAAGAATCCCTTGACAAACTGGAGACACTGGAAAAATGTCGGCCAGAACTAACTGCTGATAATTGTAGGCGTGTTAATCCAGAAGCAAATGGTGTTTCTAATCTTCCAGATATTGGAGCTGTAGAACACGAGCCTCCCGGCTTGGCGGCTGTGAACCATTCTGCCCCTTCTAGGCAAGTTACCGGTTCTGTGGATAGTGTTCTTCATCATAATTCATGCATGCCAGATGATACTGACATACATTTAGAAAGTAGTGGAGATTGTGTATCTAAGAGACATTCTAATGGGCTCAGGGAGTTAAATATTGATGATGTTCAAGAGGATGGTAGTAATTATTCCAAGGACAGATGTGGCGTTGAGCTTTCTAATTATAGTATGAGTTCCAACACAAATGGCAGATTATCCACTCCAAATAATCTTCAAATTGGAGACAGCAACCAAAAGTCTGTTGGCAATAGCATAGGTCTTGAATGTTCAAATAAATCTTCCAATCTTTCAACTGATTCTAGCGTAGTTTGTTTATATCAGTGCTGTCCTCAGTGCTTGCTGAATCTTCAGCGCACCTTGAAAAAGATGCTTTCCGATGAGTGGGGACTGAAAAAGGTTGAGTGTATGGTCGAGGATGCTTATGACTTTCTGGCCTCATTAGCTGCAAATCTTCATTCGGCTTTGAGGATGTGGTTGATTGCTGATGATTCAACTTTGCTTGATGAGAAGCGAGTACGAGAAGGTTATATGGAATACAAGGAAACTAACTTGTGTGAATGTAGAAACTTAGGGAACAGGTTAATCAAGCTGAGAGAGTGCAACTGCCATTTGAAAAGCAGTGTCCAAACTGACAAACGCAAATCTTCTCAGAAGTTGCCTCAGGAGTTTATATTTAGAGATGGTGTA